The following coding sequences lie in one Pseudomonas svalbardensis genomic window:
- the zigA gene encoding zinc metallochaperone GTPase ZigA produces MPNRLPVTVLSGFLGAGKSTLLNYVLRNRDNLRVAVIVNDMSEINIDGGEVQRDVTLNRAEEKLVEMSNGCICCTLREDLLEEVSKLAKEGRFDYLLIESTGISEPLPVAETFTFRDEEGQSLADIARLDTMVTVVDGMNFLLDYQAAESLASRGETLGEEDERSITDLLIEQIEFADVILISKIDLISSSERQELIAILERLNAQAEIIPMVMGEIPLAKILNTGRFDFEKAAQAPGWLQELRGEHVPETEEYGIASTAYRARRPFHPQRFFSFIDRPWVNGKLLRSKGFFWLASKHMDAGSWSQAGGLMRHGFAGRWWRFVPKTQWPQDEESTAGIMENWTAASGDCRQELVFIGQNIDFAQLTSELDNCLLTDDEMALGIEGWRLLPDPFGPWHEEAAA; encoded by the coding sequence ATGCCCAATCGTCTCCCCGTCACCGTCCTGTCGGGCTTTCTCGGCGCGGGCAAAAGCACGCTGCTCAACTACGTGCTGCGCAATCGCGACAACCTGCGCGTCGCCGTGATCGTCAATGATATGAGCGAAATCAACATTGATGGCGGTGAAGTTCAGCGCGATGTCACCCTGAATCGTGCGGAAGAAAAACTGGTGGAGATGAGCAATGGCTGCATTTGCTGCACCTTGCGCGAAGACTTGTTGGAAGAGGTGAGCAAACTCGCCAAGGAGGGTCGCTTTGATTATTTATTGATCGAATCCACCGGCATTTCCGAGCCACTGCCCGTGGCGGAAACCTTCACCTTCCGCGATGAAGAAGGGCAGAGCCTGGCCGACATCGCCCGGCTCGACACCATGGTCACCGTGGTCGATGGCATGAACTTCCTGCTCGACTATCAGGCCGCCGAAAGCCTCGCCTCCCGTGGTGAAACCTTGGGTGAAGAGGACGAACGCTCGATCACCGACCTGTTGATCGAGCAGATCGAATTCGCCGACGTGATTCTGATCAGCAAGATCGACTTGATCAGCAGCAGCGAACGCCAGGAGCTGATCGCGATCCTTGAGCGGCTTAACGCCCAGGCGGAAATCATCCCGATGGTCATGGGCGAAATTCCCTTGGCGAAGATCCTGAATACCGGCCGTTTCGACTTCGAGAAGGCCGCTCAGGCGCCGGGCTGGTTACAGGAACTGCGTGGCGAACACGTGCCCGAAACCGAGGAATATGGCATCGCCTCGACAGCCTACCGAGCACGCCGACCGTTTCATCCGCAGCGCTTTTTCAGCTTCATCGACCGTCCGTGGGTGAACGGCAAACTGCTGCGCTCCAAGGGTTTCTTCTGGCTGGCCAGCAAGCACATGGACGCCGGGAGCTGGTCCCAGGCCGGCGGACTGATGCGCCATGGTTTCGCCGGGCGCTGGTGGCGTTTCGTGCCGAAAACCCAGTGGCCGCAGGACGAAGAAAGCACCGCCGGGATCATGGAAAACTGGACCGCAGCCAGCGGCGATTGCCGCCAGGAGCTGGTGTTCATCGGCCAGAACATCGACTTCGCGCAACTCACCAGCGAACTCGACAATTGCCTGCTGACCGACGATGAAATGGCGTTAGGCATCGAGGGCTGGCGACTACTGCCAGATCCATTTGGCCCGTGGCATGAAGAGGCGGCAGCCTGA
- a CDS encoding glutamine synthetase — MRVALKITLMSVSLLIAVDAWAQIPSLAKCTRSANLLSCVDGDGNAYSVNTVGSTIYLRGFEVAGKRYWAQTNNRYGQLTFFTGLASDGEAWVGYNRRVGWTTINRFSSSGDSSAKFTCSRITGC, encoded by the coding sequence ATGCGTGTAGCCCTGAAAATAACGCTGATGAGCGTTTCGTTGCTGATTGCTGTCGACGCCTGGGCGCAAATCCCGAGCCTGGCCAAATGCACCCGAAGCGCCAATCTGCTGTCCTGCGTGGATGGCGACGGCAATGCCTACAGCGTCAATACCGTCGGTAGCACGATCTATTTGCGCGGCTTCGAAGTGGCCGGCAAACGCTATTGGGCGCAAACCAACAACCGCTACGGGCAACTGACGTTCTTTACCGGTCTCGCATCCGATGGCGAAGCCTGGGTCGGCTACAACCGCCGGGTTGGCTGGACAACCATCAACCGGTTTTCCAGTTCCGGCGACAGCAGCGCCAAGTTCACGTGTAGCCGGATTACAGGCTGCTGA
- the folE2 gene encoding GTP cyclohydrolase FolE2, with translation MNALTLPDIAAQASRQALPLEWVGMCGIALPVLFDGQRLSAKADAGVSLDDGEARGIHMSRLYLALEMLEQENLTPALLRKVLQSFLKTHEGLSNSAYLKIHTDLLLKRPALVSPLAGWKTYPVSIEARLKNAMFHVELKIDVPYSSTCPCSAALSRQLIQQQFVDDFANKPLQHADVLAWLGSTKGIVATPHSQRSNAKLRLRVDDYLDDLPLIAIINDAEAALGTAVQTAVKRADEQAFALANGQNLMFCEDAARRLNLALKRSPGINAFHIRVVHAESLHAHDAVAESRWNWEAA, from the coding sequence ATGAATGCGCTGACTCTGCCGGATATCGCCGCGCAGGCCTCACGCCAAGCCCTGCCACTTGAGTGGGTGGGCATGTGCGGCATTGCTCTTCCTGTTTTGTTCGATGGCCAACGACTGAGTGCGAAAGCCGACGCCGGCGTTAGCCTCGATGATGGAGAGGCGCGCGGGATTCATATGTCGCGGCTGTACTTGGCGCTTGAAATGCTCGAGCAAGAAAACCTGACGCCAGCCTTGTTGCGGAAAGTTTTGCAAAGTTTCCTCAAGACTCATGAAGGACTGTCCAACAGCGCGTACTTAAAAATCCACACCGATTTACTGCTCAAAAGACCGGCGCTGGTCAGTCCGTTGGCCGGCTGGAAAACCTATCCAGTGAGCATCGAAGCACGTTTGAAAAACGCGATGTTCCACGTGGAACTAAAAATCGACGTGCCTTATTCCTCGACCTGTCCGTGTTCGGCCGCGCTTTCCCGACAACTGATTCAGCAGCAATTCGTCGATGACTTCGCCAACAAGCCGTTACAACATGCCGATGTTTTGGCTTGGCTCGGCTCCACAAAAGGCATCGTCGCAACGCCTCACAGCCAACGGAGCAATGCGAAATTGCGGCTTCGAGTGGACGACTATCTGGATGACCTGCCGCTGATCGCGATCATCAACGACGCCGAAGCGGCCCTTGGCACCGCCGTACAAACCGCCGTAAAACGCGCCGACGAACAAGCCTTCGCGTTGGCCAACGGTCAGAACCTGATGTTCTGCGAAGACGCCGCCCGACGTTTGAACCTGGCGCTGAAACGCTCCCCCGGAATCAACGCCTTCCACATACGAGTCGTCCACGCGGAAAGCCTCCACGCCCATGATGCCGTCGCCGAAAGCCGTTGGAATTGGGAGGCCGCATGA
- a CDS encoding metal ABC transporter ATP-binding protein translates to MIRCQALRWGAPSQPLTPSVDFELPKGSLTAVIGANGSGKSSLLKVIAGLQKPLTGKVILDVSRKGKLSFLPQQQHLDRQFPISLQELVAAGFWGSTQSPEIRRQRLKAVLENWCLSGLEQRPLMALSGGELQRALLARLSLADAPLLLLDEPHAALDEFGQALLWKHIHAWHAEGRTQLIVCHDLAAVRQHIPQTLLIKSTGCVLGSSVDLIHQQPQARVA, encoded by the coding sequence ATGATCCGTTGCCAAGCCTTGCGTTGGGGCGCACCCAGTCAACCGCTCACGCCTTCCGTAGATTTCGAACTGCCTAAGGGCAGTTTGACCGCCGTGATCGGTGCCAATGGCTCGGGTAAAAGCAGCCTCCTGAAAGTCATCGCTGGTTTGCAAAAACCGCTGACCGGCAAAGTCATCTTGGATGTTTCACGCAAGGGCAAACTCTCGTTCCTTCCGCAGCAACAACACCTGGATCGCCAATTCCCCATCAGCTTGCAAGAGTTAGTAGCCGCTGGTTTCTGGGGTAGCACGCAGTCTCCCGAGATACGCAGACAACGTCTCAAAGCCGTGCTGGAAAACTGGTGTCTGAGCGGACTGGAACAGCGCCCGTTGATGGCCTTGTCCGGCGGCGAATTACAGCGTGCCCTGCTCGCCCGTTTGAGCCTCGCCGACGCACCATTGCTATTGCTCGACGAACCCCACGCCGCCCTCGACGAGTTCGGTCAGGCACTGCTCTGGAAACACATTCACGCCTGGCATGCCGAAGGCCGAACCCAGCTGATCGTATGCCATGACCTGGCCGCCGTTCGCCAACACATTCCTCAAACGTTGCTGATCAAAAGCACCGGCTGCGTCCTCGGATCGAGCGTTGATCTGATCCACCAACAACCACAAGCGCGGGTGGCCTGA
- a CDS encoding metal ABC transporter permease has product MLAATHLWQPFHEFVFMRRALLGGLVLACSTAPLGVFLILRRMSLIGDAVAHGILPGAALGFWFAGLSLTALTVGGLGAGLGMAGLAAWITRRTGLREDASLAAIYPISLACGVLILGIAGKRLDLLHLLFGSALAVDGPTLTGMLWVSGFSLIAMAFIYKPLLLDTLDPLFLQTVSRLGPLAHGVFLTLVVLNLVIGFQAIGALMVVGLMMLPAAASRFWSRRLPTLMAIAALLGCLSVWLGLLLSFYYSLPSGPAIVLVAGGLYLLSVVFGPVHGLLRRPPLLTSQ; this is encoded by the coding sequence ATGCTCGCGGCCACTCATCTTTGGCAACCGTTCCACGAGTTCGTGTTCATGCGCCGAGCGCTGCTTGGTGGATTGGTCCTGGCGTGCAGCACCGCACCGTTGGGCGTGTTTCTGATCCTGCGACGGATGAGCCTCATCGGCGACGCGGTGGCTCACGGCATTCTGCCGGGGGCCGCATTGGGCTTCTGGTTCGCCGGATTGAGTCTGACGGCACTGACCGTCGGAGGCCTCGGTGCCGGTCTCGGCATGGCCGGACTTGCTGCCTGGATCACCCGTCGCACCGGCCTGCGAGAAGACGCCAGCCTCGCTGCGATCTACCCGATCTCCCTTGCCTGCGGTGTGCTGATCCTCGGCATCGCCGGCAAACGTCTGGACCTGTTGCACCTGTTGTTTGGCTCGGCACTGGCGGTCGATGGCCCGACGTTGACGGGCATGCTCTGGGTCTCCGGCTTCAGCTTGATCGCCATGGCGTTCATCTACAAACCGCTGTTGCTGGACACCCTCGACCCACTCTTTCTGCAAACCGTCAGCCGACTCGGTCCCCTAGCACACGGCGTATTTCTAACTCTGGTGGTGCTGAATCTGGTGATCGGTTTTCAAGCCATCGGCGCGTTGATGGTCGTCGGTTTGATGATGCTGCCCGCCGCCGCGTCGCGCTTCTGGAGTCGTCGCTTGCCGACGTTGATGGCCATCGCCGCCCTGCTCGGCTGCCTCTCGGTGTGGCTCGGACTGTTGCTGTCGTTCTACTACTCGCTCCCCAGTGGGCCGGCGATCGTGCTGGTGGCTGGCGGTTTGTATCTGCTGTCCGTGGTGTTCGGACCGGTGCACGGTTTGCTGCGCCGCCCGCCTTTGCTCACATCCCAATGA
- a CDS encoding metal ABC transporter substrate-binding protein, giving the protein MRALLVLFSLLLSMSLSAAEKLQVVTSFSILADMTHQVGGDHIQITNMVGADADAHTYEPTPDDAKALLKAKLIIKNGLGFEPWLDRLVTSTETKAPVISASHGIIPRSLDEDGETIPDPHAWHNLANAELYISNITKALIAADPTNKADYERNSQAYLKKIYALLAEAKAKLGSLPPGNRKIVTSHDAFGYLGQAYGIDFMAPQGLSTEREPSAAEVAALITQIRQAKVKAVFMENIKDARLLKQIADESGAHIGGTLYSDALAATGPASTFVGLFEYNLNTLYNALSKP; this is encoded by the coding sequence ATGCGCGCTTTACTCGTGCTGTTCAGTTTGCTGCTGTCGATGTCGCTGTCTGCTGCGGAAAAACTTCAGGTAGTCACCAGTTTCAGCATCCTCGCCGACATGACCCACCAAGTCGGCGGCGACCATATCCAGATCACCAACATGGTCGGCGCGGACGCAGATGCTCACACGTACGAGCCGACACCTGACGACGCCAAGGCGTTGCTCAAAGCCAAACTCATCATCAAAAACGGCTTGGGTTTCGAGCCATGGCTGGACCGCCTGGTGACCAGCACCGAGACCAAAGCGCCAGTGATCAGCGCGAGCCACGGTATCATCCCGCGCTCCCTGGATGAAGATGGCGAGACGATTCCCGACCCGCACGCTTGGCACAACCTGGCGAACGCTGAGCTGTATATCAGCAACATCACCAAGGCACTGATCGCCGCCGACCCGACGAACAAAGCCGACTACGAACGCAACAGTCAGGCCTACCTGAAAAAGATCTACGCGCTGCTCGCCGAAGCCAAGGCCAAACTCGGCTCGCTGCCACCGGGCAATCGCAAAATCGTGACGTCCCATGACGCCTTCGGTTATCTCGGTCAGGCTTACGGCATCGACTTCATGGCCCCTCAAGGCCTGTCCACTGAGCGCGAACCGTCAGCCGCTGAAGTCGCTGCATTGATCACTCAGATTCGCCAGGCCAAGGTCAAAGCGGTGTTCATGGAAAATATCAAGGATGCACGCCTGCTCAAGCAGATTGCCGATGAAAGCGGCGCGCACATCGGTGGCACGTTGTACTCCGATGCGCTCGCGGCGACCGGGCCGGCCAGCACCTTTGTCGGGTTGTTCGAGTACAACCTCAACACCCTGTACAACGCGTTGAGCAAGCCATGA
- a CDS encoding gamma carbonic anhydrase family protein: MIRKNPSGDLPVIAESAYVDKTAIICGKVVIGENVFVGPYAVIRADEVDASGEMEPITIGANSNIQDGVVIHSKSGAAVTIGEFSSIAHRSIVHGPCKVGDRVFIGFNSVLFNCVVGDGCVVRHNSVVDGRDLPEDFYVPSTTRIGPKTDLSQFPPVSVSASEFSEDVARTNVDLVRGYKALQNEF, translated from the coding sequence ATGATCCGCAAGAATCCTTCCGGTGATTTGCCGGTGATAGCCGAATCTGCCTACGTGGATAAAACCGCCATCATCTGCGGCAAAGTGGTGATCGGCGAGAACGTCTTCGTCGGTCCTTACGCGGTGATACGCGCTGACGAAGTGGATGCCTCAGGCGAGATGGAGCCGATCACCATCGGCGCCAACTCGAACATCCAGGATGGCGTGGTGATCCACTCCAAGTCCGGCGCGGCAGTGACCATCGGCGAGTTCAGTTCCATCGCCCACCGCTCGATCGTTCATGGTCCGTGCAAGGTTGGCGATCGAGTGTTTATCGGGTTCAACAGCGTGCTGTTCAACTGCGTCGTCGGTGACGGTTGCGTGGTTCGGCACAACTCGGTGGTCGATGGTCGCGACTTGCCCGAAGACTTCTACGTGCCCTCCACCACCCGCATTGGCCCGAAGACAGATCTGTCGCAGTTCCCACCGGTGAGCGTCAGCGCCTCGGAGTTTTCCGAGGACGTGGCGCGTACCAACGTCGATCTGGTGCGCGGCTACAAAGCCCTGCAGAACGAGTTCTGA
- a CDS encoding dihydroorotase, with translation MSSVLIRNARLVNEDREFEGDLLVSNGRIVKIASSIHGENADVEIDAQGQWLLPGMIDDQVHFRDPGSPDKGSLYTESRAAVAGGITSFMDMPNTNPATLNLSALANKKRRAAINSVANYGFHFGVSNDNLDTVARLNPCEVAGVKVFMGASTGNMLVDDPQILERLFAEVPTILLAHCEHTPSIDANAANLRDLFGEHIPAAAHPLIRNAEACFRSSSMAVDLARRHGTRLHVLHLTTARELALFEDKPLAQKRITAEVCLHHLLFDDRDYPSLGNLIKCNPAIKTQADRDALREALLSHRLDVIGSDHAPHTWAEKQRPYSQAPSGLPLVQHALPALLELVADEVLPITTLVAKTSHRVADLFAIPDRGYLREGYWADLVLIKPEPGGVTVSQQPILSQCGWTPFARQRFRHSVSTTIVSGQIAWHDKRLNDNCQGLPLRFMR, from the coding sequence ATGAGCAGCGTGCTGATTCGCAATGCCCGGTTGGTGAACGAAGATCGCGAGTTTGAGGGTGATTTGCTGGTGAGCAACGGCCGAATCGTGAAGATCGCCAGCAGCATCCACGGTGAAAATGCTGACGTGGAAATCGATGCACAAGGGCAATGGCTGCTGCCCGGAATGATCGACGACCAAGTGCACTTCCGCGATCCAGGCTCGCCAGACAAGGGTAGCCTTTACACCGAATCCCGGGCGGCGGTGGCCGGTGGCATCACCAGCTTCATGGACATGCCCAACACTAATCCGGCGACCCTGAACCTCAGCGCACTGGCCAACAAAAAGCGCCGAGCGGCGATCAACTCTGTCGCCAATTACGGCTTTCATTTCGGCGTGAGCAACGACAATCTCGATACCGTCGCCAGGCTCAACCCCTGTGAAGTAGCCGGCGTCAAAGTGTTCATGGGCGCTTCGACCGGCAACATGCTGGTCGATGACCCACAGATTCTGGAACGGCTATTCGCCGAGGTGCCGACCATTCTGTTGGCCCACTGCGAACACACGCCCAGTATCGACGCCAACGCCGCGAACCTGCGCGACTTGTTCGGCGAACACATTCCAGCGGCGGCCCACCCGCTGATCCGCAACGCCGAGGCCTGCTTTCGCTCCTCCTCAATGGCCGTGGACCTCGCCAGACGTCACGGCACCCGACTGCATGTTCTGCACCTGACCACCGCCCGCGAACTGGCGTTGTTCGAAGACAAGCCGCTCGCCCAGAAACGCATCACAGCCGAAGTCTGCCTGCACCACTTGCTGTTCGATGACCGGGATTACCCGAGCCTCGGCAACCTGATCAAGTGCAACCCGGCGATCAAAACCCAGGCCGACCGCGATGCCTTGCGCGAAGCGTTGCTGAGCCATCGACTCGACGTGATCGGCAGCGATCACGCGCCACACACCTGGGCTGAAAAACAGCGGCCGTACAGTCAGGCGCCTTCCGGATTGCCATTGGTGCAACACGCCCTGCCCGCGTTGCTGGAACTGGTTGCGGATGAAGTGTTGCCGATCACTACGCTCGTCGCAAAAACCAGTCACCGGGTCGCCGATCTGTTCGCCATTCCCGATCGCGGTTATCTGCGCGAAGGCTATTGGGCCGACCTCGTTCTGATCAAACCCGAACCCGGCGGCGTCACCGTTTCTCAGCAGCCGATCCTGTCTCAATGCGGCTGGACACCTTTTGCCCGACAGCGTTTTCGCCACAGCGTCAGCACGACAATCGTGTCGGGGCAAATTGCCTGGCACGACAAACGTCTTAATGACAACTGTCAGGGTTTACCACTACGGTTTATGCGCTAG